Genomic DNA from Anguilla anguilla isolate fAngAng1 chromosome 17, fAngAng1.pri, whole genome shotgun sequence:
CTGAACCCTTCACGTAGGTTATACATGCGACTTGCAGTACGGTCCAAAGCTAATTTTCAACAAAAGCACTTGAAAAAACAGGGAACTGCCATTGCACGATGGAGGTATTTATCTTTAACTCATCACTTGTGAGTAAAACCAAAACCGAACATTAATCACAAATGTCAATTCAAAATCCAAGACAAtctgagagagatagagagagggagggagggtgagcgcgagagagagaaagagagagagagagagaattcaaaAGCACTGACTTCGCGGAAGCGAGCGAGCGGGTGGGGCTTCTGAGGGAACCAGAAATGAGAAGGGAGTCTATTTTTTAGCAGGAAGCATTCAATGTGAAAGTCGACTACAAGGCCTACTTTATTATCTGAAGAAGCAAAATACTGATGTGGCTGCGCAGTCGCTCTACAAATCATCCGTCACATTCGTCTGGCAAGGGGATTTCGGTGACAGCGATGCTAAAGGAACGGTTTAAATAGTTTGTTTTtaacatgcatattttatttccctGAGAGGAAATGGGACACCTCGAAGGGCTGCTGTATGTTAATTGTGTTGAATTTAAACAGTTATTCAGCAAGCTACTGTCTTTATTGTAATGACAGTGCACGCAAGACGGAACAGCAAAGATACACTGAACTAGTTCCTTTTCTCGACTCGAAGAATAATGAATAACGCGAAAGATATGTCTCCCGATTTTGTGTTGATGCGCTTGGTTTCTGGAGCCGAAGATGACCGCTTGGACGAGGAGAATGGGAATTTGTCGTCGAGCGGCGGTGTAATGGCTGGTTTCGGGAAAGCGGTCTTGGGTCATCGAGGCAACAACATCAAGAATGGATTTGAATTGGATCTAAATAACACAACAGGCCCAGTGCGCCCGAGTCCCTCCTCGCTGTATAGTTCGCAGCGAGACAGCGGAACCGTAGCACCTGACAGTGGCGTGATGGTGACTCGACCCCCGATGCCTGATCCTCCGCCTCCAGTGGCCCAAGGCTTCCAGCACAGAGCGGGCAGAGGAGCCCGGCCGCAGCTGATGGTCTTTCGGAACATTCTCGGCGACGGGGACGGGATTTTAGAATGCGGACCGGAGCAGCCCGCGGTACAGAGCAGCGAAACCGACGGACAGGATTCTAGCTCAGCCTCTGTCACGACAAGCGGTATCAATAACGGCATAAATTGTAGCGCCGACGTGCAACAGCAGAATCATCTTTCGCAGCGGCCGCCGTGGAATTTTCATCCTCGGGTGAAATCGGACGTAATTGCGGACGGCAGCGAACTGGAAGGCGGCGGAGACGGTGGTCTCTGCCCCCGGCACCGCGTCACGGACCCCGCCGACTGGCCGCCGCTGCTGAGTTTCGGCATTCTAAACCCGCGGTGGGCCTGCACGGCGGGGGAGATCAATCCCCACATCGATGATCCCGTCTTTGACTTGGCGAGAAAATTCGGAGATCTTGGTGTTGACCAGGCCTCCAAAATACTGTTCAAGGACGGGGAGCTGCCGCAATGCCCATGTCAGACAATACTGGCGTCGGCAGCGGCGGGGATGGCTCACGGAGACGACCCGGCCGAGACCAGCGACGCTTTACTCGTGCTGGAGGGACTAGGGACTGAGGAGGTAGACGGTCTGGGCATAAACAATTGCTCGGCAGAGGAACTTAATGACGCTCCTTGTCCGGCGTTCGCGTTGAACGGTAAAGAGGACATGGTGCAGAAAATGACAGAAGCCTTCTCCAGCAGAACTCTCACGGGGCTGGTGAAACAGGCGCAGAGGTTGGCCGGCGAAGGCTGCTCGCCCGCGTACCGTGACCCGCAGGTGTGTTGCCCGCGCACTGACATGCTCAGCCCGAGACCCCTACTCCAAGCCGGCGCAAATCACACCGAGCAGCCCGCCGGGTTCTCATCTCCGGTCGGAGCCTCCCCGAGCGGATCAGCCCAGGACCTCCCCGCTACTGCCCAGAGTAGGACCGCGACCCCGAAGCTACTGGTGGACAGAGCGCCCGTGGGTCTGTCCAGCCGTGGCATCCAGGAAGAGGGCGAGAAGGCCACAAGAGTGTCCGGGAAGTCTCGGAAAGGCTCTTTTAAAATTCGCTTGGGCAAACTCTTCAGAACTAAAAACACCAGCGTCTCAATGAACGTTCTTGACAAGAGACCATCGCTGGCATCGTCCACATCCTCCACAGGTAGTCTGATGGACGTGTGGAGTTCGACAGCCGGGGACCAGGATGCGGGCAGGTAAGACCTTCCATTGTAGGTTATGATGTTTCAACAATTGCTATTCAAACGCTATTTTTTCCCTGTTTGCAGTCTGCTCAACTCTCGTCAATACGGCAATCAATTTTACTTGTACTACTAGCATGCAAAGGATTTGTACActaacaaatgtaaatataataggCTACCTATAGTATGTTGCAAGCTCAAGTTGTTTATTGAGTTGACTTTATGAACTCTTAGTAATTTTTGGATAGCAGCTACTTATCGCCAGACGTCACGAGGAGGGGGCAAAAACCTCAATTTGCCATAATTTCCGTGGGAGCGGAATTAGTAGGCTAGGCTACTTATCGGTGATGCGGAACTGGgacggtttatttatttatttattttaattttttaaaggtgaCCCTTCGCCCCTTTTATCTCCGtacaaaactaggctactgtggCATGTAATGTGAGACCCGATGCCGATCAGATTGTAGGATATGTGTTTAGACGATAGGAACCTGAATTGAGCAGGTAGGCTACTAAAACTTATGACACGTGCTTTTGTGCGGGTCAGACTGGTGTTCTGGGCGTTTTGCTTACGGAAGCCCGACCCCCGAGCTTACTTTGTGGATGTGGTAGCCTACTGCATCAGCGATTTTTAGTTTAATACTGCACCTGCCACCTCGCCGTTACCCACTCTCCACGTGACATTGCGGTGGAGCTCGCATTTTAAAAGACAATGGTGTAATTTACGAAGTTCCGTCAAGCGGGGGGAAGTGTGCCGAAACCAATGACCCAGTATTTGAGcaatttctgttcttttgatTTGACGTATTTTCTCATTCTTGAAACCACAGTTGTCACTTACTTTAtaatttaggctacattttgttCCATTCTTGTATGTTGTTATATTCAGTTACAATGCACTGAATATTTTTATGCACATTATAAAGTGAGTCatatatgtaatgtatgtgtatattagtTAAATAGGctattgcatttttatatttatgtttgttctatattgtttttgttatattGTTATTCTGTTTCCTCTTTGTGTGCATTGTTATGTGCAATAGTTAATTATTCATGTTATGCATCACTTATGTGTGAAGTaaggaatgaaaaatgtttggtATCATATTTGTTATGTAAGTAACAAAGTTTTCGGACTGAACTGCAGTTCCCAGTATGCATTGGCACTGCTCCGAATCAGTTCATTCCTGCCATctcatttgtttgaaaaaaacaaaaaaacaagagccatttcaaaacagcgggattcaaattattatttaaataattcgcagtaaaattatgttttttttttttaccaacttTTGGTCGACAGCAGGCTGTCCTCACAATAGCCTAATATTGGGAACAGAAAGGTTGTTATAATTAATGTGCTATTAACAATATAGTAGCCAAGGTGTTGGCATTATCTTGATTAGGGCACAGATCTTTGTATTTTAACAGTATTATATTGTATTGGTCAAACCACTAGATTTTCTGTTCCGTTTTTAGTTCATGTCTTAGGCTTTCTTTATGAATGGCGTTGACtggagcagtggttcccaaactcggtcctgccctaacccccccccccccggatgtatgctggttttcgttccaaccacaatcacaatcccataattttaacaagctgctaatttttcttaattaggtgcttttcatgtttctagggattatttactctcttaaGCCATAGGCCTGTTATGTCAGCTTTGCTttgcatgccacaaagaataaacAATTTCTATGTTGCTACTGTGCTACATTGCacttattgtgctacattgaACACATGTTTGAtttctttaataattttttcctgacacttattaacacaatgcaaaggTTTGActcattatcattttctttgtctttgaatctTTCATTATCTTgcagatggttagttttagtggccaggtgtccacactgtCACCAGTTAGGAGCCTATTTATTCACCTCAgcctttaatttgaaattttaCCTCTGTTTatgcaattgtttgcaatataacacaataggcacaatatgaacatgggaatttAATTCTTTATGGCATGTTTTGCTATTTCTTTAGACCATGAAAACAAGATAATTGATTTTAATAATGTTCCTGTGAATGTACTGCCAATACTTCTTTCGTATTATTCTTGTTCTAAATATCAGACAAgattatatgcacacacaaacactgctagCCAACTACACTTGATTACGCTCTTTGGACCTGGGTCCAacaaatttttgttttggattcaaatacttttctacgctttactgatcttgtgtggtgtattggaaccagtgaaaccaatgaaacacaaaaagtgcaaaccccgcctcctGGTCATATTGACAGGCTCTgttgcaccaggcaagatcaatagagcacagaaaagtatttgaatacaaaacaaatacgtatttgacccaggtctgatgctCATATTAGCTTGTTTGCTCACAATGCAACAAGCAATGAATAAATTTAGCCCCTTCTGTGCCTCTAGTGGCAAAAGAAGCAtactgcagttttgttttacagtaGTGAGATGATGACTGTTCCAAGATTATTGCTTACAAGCATCAAAACAATATGTACCATTACCAAGTTATGGCTTGTATAATTTTAGTGTTTTTATGGCTGTGCATAGTTTTTCATTGCTAAACTGTAATTCATGCACATTATATAAGCCtattgtatgcatatgtgtgtgtagtttgttATATGGTAATGTATGCTTGTCTATAATtctttatgtgtgtttttattgttgcgTTATTACATCATGGATTGTTATGTAGATATTTTTGTGTATGGctgtatattgtttttttccgtaatgtctgtatgtgtgcatattgttaaattactgtatttatttaagctGATGGTTGTCACTTTCGAGGCTGGGTTTCttacgtttttattttattttatttttcgtCTGCTGATTGGATTATTAATTCCAGGGAAagatttctgcaaaaaaaaaaaagaaaaaagaagtgagatgggaaatgctgtttttctgggggggggtttgctcgCTGGCTTGAGTTCAGAGGACATGTAAGTCAGGTTCTCCCATCTCTGTGTATGGATCTGAGACCCATACGACATGTTCGAGGCTGAAAATGCGCCACTGTCACATCTGTTTAGAAGGACGAAAGCCTCAGGTTCTCTTGGAGGATATTTGTGACCGGCTCTTTGttcctggggcgggggggggggggaggagatgtCCCTTTCAGGCGTTTGCCttgcttttttgcctttttttttttttggttttatttgtttattgaaatCCTCCTCGTTCAGCTGCTGCACACGCGGCAGCCGCACTTCCTGGTTTCCGCACGAAAACATAAAGGCGCATGACCTTGCACAAGGACGGCAACGGACAAGAAAACACGAGGACTGAACGACGTGAGATTTAACTGTTGATCTGACAGCTGATCTAAACTGTTGATCTGAGTGTGTGCTGACGAGGCTCAAGTTCAGCCGTGGTCGAGCCTCACGAGAACCTATGGAAGGGTGCTCTTGGTGTGGAGGTTTGCCACCACGTGAAAATGCCTTTCGACAACAGGCCCTGTTTAGGCTCGTATCGGACACAGTTGGCAAATCAGCTGATGCACAGGAgcttttgggtgaactgccccccGTAAGTTTCCCAAGTGCTGTGCTCGTTGAAGTGCAGTAAAAAGTGCGCACTTGGGCTGCTGGGTGAGCCACCCTGTTAAAGCGCTGTTCTGGTGTGCAGATGGACCCCACAGTCTCAAAGCCATGACTGCCATTGTGTGCTAGTGAAGGATGTGCGTGCCTGCACACCCTGTGGAAGGTGGAAGTTGTGGTTAAGTGTGCTGATTGTACATATTTGAAATAGAACATCCTaagtgggtggtgggggtgggggcgggggcgggggcgggagtgggagtgggaagcatttaaaaacagaagtgtGTAGTTCATgataaaatagaaatgaaaacataatttgCACAATTCATACAGTGATGTCCATAATAGTTGGGCATAAGGCACATTTTTccccttgatttggctctgcagtTTTTGATTacgtataaaaagggctgtgaTTCCTACGTGGCAAAAACcctaaaatgtgttaaaatacccttaaataaaagcagagaacatGCCCTTTAACCACGTGTGATTACGAATGTAAAACTGTGGCATGCAGAGccaagtcaagaaaaaaaaatgtgaagtcTTTGTCCCTCCCGTGTTGTTGGTCGAACTGCTGTAAAAAGGAGAAAAGTGGAATCTCGCTGCCACGGAATGCTCGGATCCTCTTCCCCGTGGAAGGGGAtggcttttttccccagaggCATGGCGTCCTTTTCCGTGCACAACGTTCCCAGGGTCCGAACATTCCGGGGGTCGGGTCGAGCAGTTCGCTCAGCGATGTTTTTTGCGCTCCCGGGAAATATGGATGCTACGGCGCTGAGAAGCTGGAGCGCGATGGCGATGATGTAATTACGCGATGATTCATGTGGACGtccttgcctctctctcttccgcaGTTCCCAGCCGAGCCGGACCCACAGTGCCTTCTCCCCGGGTCCGTTCAGTCCCGTCTTCACCGGTAAGGAGCGCGTCTGTGcagcgtgactgtgtgtgcgtgtcactgtgtgtgtgcgcggctGTGCGTGCACTTCCTGCAAGTTTGTGCATGCTCCTGTCAgcgtgcctttgtgtgtgggtgcgtgcgtgtgtacgtgcgtgttgTATGTTTGTGAATTTGGGTGCAAGTGTTCGCAttcacgcgtgtgtgtgcgtgggcgtgtgcgtgcatgtgtgtgtgcatg
This window encodes:
- the socs7 gene encoding suppressor of cytokine signaling 7 isoform X1; its protein translation is MNNAKDMSPDFVLMRLVSGAEDDRLDEENGNLSSSGGVMAGFGKAVLGHRGNNIKNGFELDLNNTTGPVRPSPSSLYSSQRDSGTVAPDSGVMVTRPPMPDPPPPVAQGFQHRAGRGARPQLMVFRNILGDGDGILECGPEQPAVQSSETDGQDSSSASVTTSGINNGINCSADVQQQNHLSQRPPWNFHPRVKSDVIADGSELEGGGDGGLCPRHRVTDPADWPPLLSFGILNPRWACTAGEINPHIDDPVFDLARKFGDLGVDQASKILFKDGELPQCPCQTILASAAAGMAHGDDPAETSDALLVLEGLGTEEVDGLGINNCSAEELNDAPCPAFALNGKEDMVQKMTEAFSSRTLTGLVKQAQRLAGEGCSPAYRDPQVCCPRTDMLSPRPLLQAGANHTEQPAGFSSPVGASPSGSAQDLPATAQSRTATPKLLVDRAPVGLSSRGIQEEGEKATRVSGKSRKGSFKIRLGKLFRTKNTSVSMNVLDKRPSLASSTSSTGSLMDVWSSTAGDQDAGSSQPSRTHSAFSPGPFSPVFTGETVSLVDVDISRRGGVNSPHPPTPPPPPRRSLSLLDDFGGPQQPGSFLARVVGASLQSLPLPPLPSHSTIQHSLSLNDTFLRALPRPNPSQADAPPPSQSGPPPLLCPLTCPDASSFATSLRELEKCGWYWGPMNWEDAEMKLKGKPDGSFLVRDSSDPRYILSLSFRSQNITHHTRMEHYRGTFSLWCHPRFEDRCHSVVEFIERAIMHSKNGKFLYFLRSRVPGLPPTPVQLLYPVSRFSNIKSLQHLCRFRIRQLVRIDHIQELPLPRSLIDYLRKFYYYDPEEEMYLSMKEARKGMGAEPGVESQT
- the socs7 gene encoding suppressor of cytokine signaling 7 isoform X3, which encodes MNNAKDMSPDFVLMRLVSGAEDDRLDEENGNLSSSGGVMAGFGKAVLGHRGNNIKNGFELDLNNTTGPVRPSPSSLYSSQRDSGTVAPDSGVMVTRPPMPDPPPPVAQGFQHRAGRGARPQLMVFRNILGDGDGILECGPEQPAVQSSETDGQDSSSASVTTSGINNGINCSADVQQQNHLSQRPPWNFHPRVKSDVIADGSELEGGGDGGLCPRHRVTDPADWPPLLSFGILNPRWACTAGEINPHIDDPVFDLARKFGDLGVDQASKILFKDGELPQCPCQTILASAAAGMAHGDDPAETSDALLVLEGLGTEEVDGLGINNCSAEELNDAPCPAFALNGKEDMVQKMTEAFSSRTLTGLVKQAQRLAGEGCSPAYRDPQVCCPRTDMLSPRPLLQAGANHTEQPAGFSSPVGASPSGSAQDLPATAQSRTATPKLLVDRAPVGLSSRGIQEEGEKATRVSGKSRKGSFKIRLGKLFRTKNTSVSMNVLDKRPSLASSTSSTGSLMDVWSSTAGDQDAGSSQPSRTHSAFSPGPFSPVFTGETVSLVDVDISRRGGVNSPHPPTPPPPPRRSLSLLDTFLRALPRPNPSQADAPPPSQSGPPPLLCPLTCPDASSFATSLRELEKCGWYWGPMNWEDAEMKLKGKPDGSFLVRDSSDPRYILSLSFRSQNITHHTRMEHYRGTFSLWCHPRFEDRCHSVVEFIERAIMHSKNGKFLYFLRSRVPGLPPTPVQLLYPVSRFSNIKSLQHLCRFRIRQLVRIDHIQELPLPRSLIDYLRKFYYYDPEEEMYLSMKEARKGMGAEPGVESQT
- the socs7 gene encoding suppressor of cytokine signaling 7 isoform X2; protein product: MNNAKDMSPDFVLMRLVSGAEDDRLDEENGNLSSSGGVMAGFGKAVLGHRGNNIKNGFELDLNNTTGPVRPSPSSLYSSQRDSGTVAPDSGVMVTRPPMPDPPPPVAQGFQHRAGRGARPQLMVFRNILGDGDGILECGPEQPAVQSSETDGQDSSSASVTTSGINNGINCSADVQQQNHLSQRPPWNFHPRVKSDVIADGSELEGGGDGGLCPRHRVTDPADWPPLLSFGILNPRWACTAGEINPHIDDPVFDLARKFGDLGVDQASKILFKDGELPQCPCQTILASAAAGMAHGDDPAETSDALLVLEGLGTEEVDGLGINNCSAEELNDAPCPAFALNGKEDMVQKMTEAFSSRTLTGLVKQAQRLAGEGCSPAYRDPQVCCPRTDMLSPRPLLQAGANHTEQPAGFSSPVGASPSGSAQDLPATAQSRTATPKLLVDRAPVGLSSRGIQEEGEKATRVSGKSRKGSFKIRLGKLFRTKNTSVSMNVLDKRPSLASSTSSTGSLMDVWSSTAGDQDAGSSQPSRTHSAFSPGPFSPVFTDDFGGPQQPGSFLARVVGASLQSLPLPPLPSHSTIQHSLSLNDTFLRALPRPNPSQADAPPPSQSGPPPLLCPLTCPDASSFATSLRELEKCGWYWGPMNWEDAEMKLKGKPDGSFLVRDSSDPRYILSLSFRSQNITHHTRMEHYRGTFSLWCHPRFEDRCHSVVEFIERAIMHSKNGKFLYFLRSRVPGLPPTPVQLLYPVSRFSNIKSLQHLCRFRIRQLVRIDHIQELPLPRSLIDYLRKFYYYDPEEEMYLSMKEARKGMGAEPGVESQT
- the socs7 gene encoding suppressor of cytokine signaling 7 isoform X4, producing MNNAKDMSPDFVLMRLVSGAEDDRLDEENGNLSSSGGVMAGFGKAVLGHRGNNIKNGFELDLNNTTGPVRPSPSSLYSSQRDSGTVAPDSGVMVTRPPMPDPPPPVAQGFQHRAGRGARPQLMVFRNILGDGDGILECGPEQPAVQSSETDGQDSSSASVTTSGINNGINCSADVQQQNHLSQRPPWNFHPRVKSDVIADGSELEGGGDGGLCPRHRVTDPADWPPLLSFGILNPRWACTAGEINPHIDDPVFDLARKFGDLGVDQASKILFKDGELPQCPCQTILASAAAGMAHGDDPAETSDALLVLEGLGTEEVDGLGINNCSAEELNDAPCPAFALNGKEDMVQKMTEAFSSRTLTGLVKQAQRLAGEGCSPAYRDPQVCCPRTDMLSPRPLLQAGANHTEQPAGFSSPVGASPSGSAQDLPATAQSRTATPKLLVDRAPVGLSSRGIQEEGEKATRVSGKSRKGSFKIRLGKLFRTKNTSVSMNVLDKRPSLASSTSSTGSLMDVWSSTAGDQDAGSSQPSRTHSAFSPGPFSPVFTDTFLRALPRPNPSQADAPPPSQSGPPPLLCPLTCPDASSFATSLRELEKCGWYWGPMNWEDAEMKLKGKPDGSFLVRDSSDPRYILSLSFRSQNITHHTRMEHYRGTFSLWCHPRFEDRCHSVVEFIERAIMHSKNGKFLYFLRSRVPGLPPTPVQLLYPVSRFSNIKSLQHLCRFRIRQLVRIDHIQELPLPRSLIDYLRKFYYYDPEEEMYLSMKEARKGMGAEPGVESQT